From the Cucumis sativus cultivar 9930 chromosome 5, Cucumber_9930_V3, whole genome shotgun sequence genome, the window ctttatttaaatttaaaaaatatcttgttatttaagtttacaaagttttttatcaatcttgttatttaacaaagtttaccAACCTCTCTTTTGTTTGGTGCTGATAAAATCTTATTTACATTATTCTTTTCCTGCatgttctcttttgatatttgttagacttttttgcttggttgtccttagtgttttcctctttagttgaaatttctctatcttgaaaaaaatagagctttaaaattcaactttaactttatttgatactatcttagtctatacttattttggtatttctttcctttctcacaAACACACCTAAGAGTTGCCTTCACAATATGGCAAcctttttcattgaaaaacaTATTAGAGGTTGGTTACTTAGTTAGCCTTATTGGgtaaataattgacatttaggtacattttagtttgtatatttGTAGATGTCAAATCGATATGTGAATTTTAACTGTTgcttatttgaaacattgcaaccatttgataaaatgttgctatgtgAATCCATTTTAACttgatatattgttttattttggttcaggttgtggaatccaagtttgtatttgaagcCAAATCCATCCAAGATCATTGAGTTTCAAAGcttctttaattaagattttgttttttgaactAGAATTGTAGTCTTGTGATTTTTGGAATAGCATAGTTGGattggttttgtaattttgggaTTATCATATTAGGTTGGGGTTGACTGAAGTAGTGTTTTGTATATGACAGTAttgaacaaatatataaaattttcgaaatgttcatacatatatggttaaatgttaatatatgttaaagttTTGGAATTGTATTCGTGCATATTTATGAGATTGTTGGGCCACACTACAGGAATTATAGGGACAATAcaggaacaaaaatataaataaattataatttagaaaaaaatctgATACAGgcttaacattttttaaatgtcataaacaagtaaattcttgacgttttttcaatgtcattaacaagtaaattcttgacgttttttaaacatcataaacaattgtgttcttgacagtttttaaatgtcataaattacattcttgatggtttttaaatgtcatgaatacTCATTCACTTGACGGTTTTTAACTGTCatgaatatttgtatatttgacgtttataaactgTTAAGAATCACTgttcttgacgttttattaaccgtcaagaactttgaCTTTCTTGACGCTGGCTTCAACGACGGTTTTGAAACCGTAAAAAATAGTGGTTCTTGAgagtttaaaaacgtcaaaagagtctatttttgtagtagtgtgtCAATACGGAGAGCCACTCTATAAACAAGAGTTGTCAACAAGGCAACCAAactacaaaatgaaacaaacgAAACAGCAAATAATCCAAATAAGGTAGGAAATCCAAAGAGCCAATAAGAGAACAGAAAATCAGAGACAACAATAGAGTTTCTGatactatattttttcaaatctctAGCACACGTTACACATCATTGATGGTAAGTATTTTTCCAGAAGTCTACTTTAGTAGGATCTTCTCTTTGCCTTTCACAGTGTTGAAACCATAACAACAACAAGATCGTCATTTTCCACAATGTTGACATGATTGTTGGAACTTTGACACTTCTTTACACACATTGCAGTTGCAATCTTTCACAAACCTaacaattttctcaaatgCACTTGCTAGCATCATTCCCATGATtaacaactttttcttaaaattttgcttaTTAGGTTTGTACTTAGAAGGTTTAGCAATATGAGCCTTGCCTTCAACTTCCAGTAGTGTTTTATCTCCTTTTCTGTTATACTCATCAATGTAAAGTGTAACTGCAAGGTTCTCTATGGATAACTTCCTTCACATTTGTTTGAGATAACATTTAAAGTCCTTCTAGGAATGAGGCAACTTCTCAATCATAGAAGCAACTTAGAAGGACTCACTAATGTCCATTCCTTCAATTCTTAAATCAATTATGATAATTTACAATTCTTTCATCTGATTAACTACCAGCTTGGTATTAATAATCTTGTAATCtaagaattttcaaataagacTTTTTTATATCAGTATCTTCCAACTTGTACTTTTTGTCCAGTGCCTCCCGCAATAGTtttgaactattttaaatatttctataGTAATTATATAAAGTGTCATTAAGATCAATAAGTATATAATTACGACACAGGAAGTCTGCATGCATCCATGCTTGCTTCGTAGCTTTTGTTTTAGGAGCTACATCTTTTACTGGAATAATTCGGTAATCTTTCTTAAAAAACGTGAGCAATATTCAGTTACGTGAGATTGAAGATAATCTTCTATTGGCATATCTTGAAGTAATTGCCCTTAAGCTTCTCTGGTTTTTTAGCATGAGGTTTGACAATGAACAATTCCATCATGGTAGAAGTAGCAACATTATTAGAGGAGTTTGTAACCATCCATTCAGATTTTAATTGTCTTTAGATTATtaggagaaaaatgaatatgtaTAAATTGAGTACACATTAGCATAATGATTAATCCTCAACTAGAAACAATACACTTAAGACATAATATTTTGTGTCAAACATAAGTCAAGATGATGTAACAAGGCATAGATGTAGAAATAGTCGTCAAAGACTTGCAAGAAAAACCTTAAAACCCTTATAGAATCCAATGTAGTCAAGACGTACACTTCTGATAAGCATCGTcttaaaaacaacttttcaCTTTACACAGGCTTGAAAGTAAACTACAACAATCATCTTTGGATACAACGATCGACTAACATTGGTAGAACATTGACCTTCAACTACTCAGATCTAGCAAAAGTGTTAGATACTTGCTCTCAActcaagaacaaaaatgaatgaattgaaagagggagagaaagaataaaaaagggaacaaatttctaattttggaATGTGATGCtagaattaaaaaactaaattgctATTTATAGGCTAACAACTTAATTAGTAACTGtacaaaataccaaataaaatcaaataaatacaaagtttGAAGCATTTgtctaatttaattcaatttagtGGTTATTTGACTATAATCAACCAcagttttttcaaattaaagaaactacatatttaacttttcataCATACTAAATTTATACATGAAACATCTTCTTAATTTGATAGTTTCAATccaatttaaagtttttaactaatgaacaattaattttatattttttcaacattCTATTGATTCACTTTCTTTCACTATATATACCTCGAACATATATAATTGGTGTACAGTTTAAATTAGTTATTCAATAATTCTATTTACAAatgattgttttataaataagtcTAGTTGCTTAGATATAATCGCAGTTAAATTACtaagaacaaatatttaaaaaaaacacacacacacaatttcaattcatccaactattaaatattcaaaagcaCACCCAACTCACAATCATAAGCTTCACAATCTCAAATTCTTGAAAGCCCACTACCACTTTCTTCGACACAAAATTAAGATaacactaaaaaaacaaaacatagaaattgaaaacaacAATCATATCTTATGCCCTAAAACAGAGCCAAATTTGTCATTGAATATGAGAAGCACACATACCATGATACATactacatatatatgtgtgtgctTCTCTATTCAAGTCCAAGGTTCTTTCTCATGGAGGTTATAAAGTTATAAATCTTCTCAGGGCAAGGAAGAACACTTGCAACAGTGTCCTTTTGCAAACACCTCTTTTCCCAAGCTGAGAATTTAGGGCAACATTCTTCCACTTTGAAGTTCCCAACTTTCTCATAAGTATAGAACCAACTTGTGAATGGAATTAAAATCACATCCACAATCCCAAACTTTTCACCTCCAAAGAAATCTTTGTCCCCTAAAGCTTCCTCCAATTGCTTCAAAATCTCTATCAACTGTTTCTTGGCTTCTTCTTGCTCTTCTCCATTGCTCTTCCAAATCTTCGAACCCACATCAAATACCTTacccaaaagaaaacaaattttgaatttatttattcttgaAAGTGAAAACATATGGAATGTGTGTAACTCTAGCTAGGCAGAGAGAACAATAGTATTGAAAACCAGTTTACATGATGTTTGATAACTGATTTCAGAAATGTTTGAAAACTAttgggtttttatttttagtcttttaaaTACTAATTGAATATactatttgaaaacaaaaacaaaaaaaaagagtttttaaaagttttgtttttatattcaGAATATGACTTAAgaactttgtatttttttggaaaagacTCAACTATTGctttatgtataattttcaaaagtataaaccaaaaaccaaatagttattagttttattattaggTAGTTAAGTTATCAACTAGTTATGACTATGGAAGATTGTATATCGTAATTATGAGGGttagagaaaataattaatattgtcAAGTTTGAAGTTAAATCTAAACCTTTTAATCTAAAACTAAGCGCACACAAATAggtaaatttcaataatttatgtCCCCATttggtatttaaaaaaaaattgaaaaccatGCATATATGCCTTAGATATTCAGAGTTTTTGGTCTAACCCAATTTCAAATGCAATTCATAATATAAGATAAAGCAATTCTAAAATGCATGTTTGCAATGAGTTTCGAAGTGCATTTCAAAGTCTTTCATGTTGTAAAAtactttaagaaaaatgtgaaaacaaacaaacaaaccttTTTGTCGATGTAGTCAATCCAGAACCGAGCTTGAGCTCTTTCGTAGGGCAACGAAGGAAGAAGTGGGGAAGAAGAAGGCCATGTCTCATCAATATAGCTAACAATAATGGAGCTTTCATTCAATGGCTTACCATTATGCAAGAGAACAGGCACTTTCTTATAAATAGGGTTAGATTTGAGCAACAACTCACTTTTCCCACCTTTGAAACCAAACAAATCCTCTTCCTTACTCTCATAACTCACTCCCTTCTCATTCAAAGCAATCTTAACCCTATTGCAAAATGGGCTGAGCGAACAATCCAAAATTATAACTTCCTCTTTTGACATCTTCAagattttccctttttctccCCTCTAAAAAGGctcctctctttttctataaatCTTTGGTTTAGCACTTTGGCTCCTTGTAGATTGTGAAGCAAGATGATGATGTTTATATAGTGATGTAGATTTTGACAATATGGTTGGTTTGTTAAATTGGGATGAACCATAGAATTAGACAGGATGGGAAGATTGGAACATTTGGCATCTTGgtttgttcaaatttaaacttatttatttaattattttctaattatgattGTGATTCACGTTCAAGACAACCAAAACTTTGTTACAAAAACATTGGagtaattgatatatattggGAGTGTATAGCAAGGGACGGCTCAACAAGGAAAATTAGTATAAGCATAGTTTACAAATTCAATAATGAAAGAAACTATATAATCAACTTGACCTGCCTCTTTTTcgttttacttttatattaataatgcTTCCAAAGAATTGAGTTTAACAATGTGATAAGAGTATATAAACGTTCAACCTCTCTTCTGTGTTATAAATAAATGggatttctatattttattatatattacaactcgtttataaattatatagtaCGGAAAGATTTGAATTCAAGACCTCTTGTCCACGGATATATACAAAAGATACTGAGTGAGCTAAACTTATATTgataatctcaaatttataatacaaaACATGTTTCAATTTTCGTTCAAATGATAGATACTCGTGGAAACAAGAAATCTAAAGAGTTATTTAAgtaaatgaatattattatGGACgtcttaattaaaattaaaacacttATTTGTcgaaatatatttaaattagtgatattttgttgtttatttattatatatatgattgattttttttaagaatataatgaaaatattgatatagtCTCCTTGTATTATcgggaaatttgaaaaatggacAAGTTGTCCACaggatttgattttgaaaagaaaaaagataaaaaagttaGGAGGACTTATTTGTGGGTAATTGTTTTAACCCAccaaattgtttttgtttttatttttatcttattacaaatatagtagaATTTTGCTCGTTAACCTTCGATAAACATTGATAGATATTTATGAGTGTCTACCAGATAAACATTGATAGATATTTATGAGTGTCTACCATTAGTAGATATTTACTAATGCTTACCACTAATAATAGACAGTCACATTTTACgatatttacatatattttggtttgtttttctacatttgaaaatatataactttgaaaataaatattttagaaaatatataactttgaaaataatataaaaaaatattacaaatttaagtaatgaaaaggaaaattttcaaaaatagtaaattttacaaaatataattacgaTCTATAGTAAATTATATCACTGATAGCTATTaatatgttatagtgatagaattcaaaattttgctatatttaccaaaaatgtattaaaaaaaattaaatatcgcTATAAACAGTGAAGATATTGcataaatctaaatactaaaaaattaaaaataaaagttaataaaatatcaaatatcaaattaagcaataaaagaaatattaaaaaaaaaagagttttctcaaaaataataaaaaatcagtTTTTGTGTCACTTGGGTTTTAAAGACACAATTGGTtaccatatatatatctatgaaaaatagaatagCAACTTAgctagattttttttacaaaaaaaaaaaaaaccgaaGGAGAAAACCCATAAAAATGAGGTGAAAAAACAGTACGTATCGTTACATTcatcaaaatgataaaagaatgTGATGATGATACAAAGAGAAgccaataaatatatagaagagCGGCATAAAACCCTTCAATCACGTgcaatctaaataaaaaagtatagggatagttgcaaatttagcaattagattcaaaataattaagtatatggaaacattttaaaatttttacaaatatagcaaaatttgtcaaattctatcgataatataagtctatcaccaatagaccatgttgtaaatattggtctatcgtgatagaccatacgaagtctatcagcgatacaagtctatcagtgatagttttgttatatttgcgattttttttaaatgttgttatatatttaattattattgctccaatttttctaaaatataataaaaaacaagaaataagtAAAGTACAGTCAATGGGCTTTTAGGCCAACGTTAATGGGCCTCAATCTTAACACCCACTCAAACTAACAAAGGAGGAGTCTATGACGTTGAGCTTGAATCTGTGCTTACAAAAAGGGCTGATTGGGAATATAGTATTtcactttaaattaattaatgatatagaaaaagttttaaaaaaatgtaaatatgacaaattttaacttcaaCCCAATTAAAAGACCAAAATGCCCCTACAACAAGGAGAAGATCCATTTCACGCTTCTACCCCTTTGTATTCCAATTTCAAACACGGactttctttgatttcttcacCTTCCAGTTTTGATGCCTTCACGCTTCCGCAACTTCACGTTTTCCTTCCATCTTCCActttcttctcatttcttcatctttaattTGGTCTTTGGGTACCTTCGTTTCattgtttatgttgttttCGATTTCTCCACTGCATCATCTATAGACTTATTTGCTTTTCGTTTGAAATTGTaagttatttttgttcttccagtatctttattttttgtttggtcGTAACCTGTTTGAAATAGatattcttctatttctatttgtttgaaatCGATTTCTTCAGTTTGGTAATGCTCTGTTTATCAGTTTGTGTGTTGTTACTTAGGGTTAAGGTACATAAGTAATATGTTTATATCACTTGTAGACTTTAGGGAtgtttaattagtttgtttgCATTGGAATGTTAGTagataatttagtttaatgtacatttttatatGTTGTTGTTTAGGttctatcagtgatatgtTTCTATCAACTTGCAGCATGTTTAACTTGTTTGTGTTGAAGTGTTAGTagatgttttaatttaatgtgtatTTTTATGTGATGTTACTTAGGGTCTTATCTTAATAGATTTGGAGGATGCTTAACTTGTTTGCGTTTGGATGTTAGTAGAGGTTTTAGTTTAATGTGCATTTTTAATGTAATGTTGCTTAGGGTATATCgattatatatttctatgATTGATAGATTTGGAAGATGTTTAACTTGTTTGCATTGGCATGTTAGTAGATGCTTTAGTTCAATGTGCATTTTCTATATGTTGTTGCTTAGGTTCTATCAATTATATGTTTCTATTACTGATAGACTTGATAGACTTGATAGACTTGGAggatgtttaaattttgtttgcacTAGGGTGTGTTAGTAGATGTTTTAGTTtatgtgtatttatttatgtgaTGTTTCTTAAagactatcaatgatagaacatatcattgatagacttggAATATGTTTAGCTTGTTTGCAATGGGATGTTAGttgatattttagtttaatgtgtattttttatgttgttgCTTTGAGTCTATTAGTCATATATGTTTTTGTCACTAATAGACTTGGAAGATGTTTAGAttgttttcattataatatatatttataaactctaATTCAACATTATCATTTCAGGTCGTtcaagaaaagggaaaaaaaatgaaaatgacgGAAGTAACAAAGGATGTTAACAATGTTAGGCCAAAGAGACAACTTAACTGACCAAAGAAAATGTTGGAGAATGCAAAAGACTATAATATTTCAAGAGACTGATTGATTTGTCCCTAGTTTTGATTTGCAACTCTCTGATTGAGTAAATGGATAttgtattattagttttgcaGATATTTCATGATAGaaaatatcaatgataaacttcatattttatttgattttgtttaattgataTAGAAAAGTGTTGGACCACAGGTTGAGTATTGCAAATTGACTGATCTTCAATGGATGTTAaagtttattaatgatagaccaTAACGGTGAAAAAGACTTCACAGTGACATTACCTCTTCatatttagttgattttatcatattaatataaaaaaatgttgaataatCATTGCAAATTATGTGCCTATCTTGAATCATTGCAAATTAGTATTAATGTGTGcattttattgagaaaatgttttgttaatatacatgttgaagtctatcattgatagaagcTATCAACGATAAACTTCATAGTAAAGTTTATAACCAATAGAAACTATCatctataatttaaacttcatTATGACATTACTTCATATTACTACTTTACAATAGAGTAATTACTACTAACATAAAAGCCTTCTATAtcttcaagaaaaatgatttttatcaATAGCTTAATGTCACATCATTTTGTGACTAGCACAACGAAAATGACTACATTTTGATGACTTTTCTTCTCatcaatcaatatatatttttttcgtGGTCATTCTTCTCGATGATTTCAAAATAGAGGTAGTGTAACACTTATAACATTGATTAatcataattttgaattactacaatatatatatatagacaatTTATCATCTCAGTGTTACACTCATAACATTGATAGAAgatagagtctatcactaatTAACTAATATCAGTGATGGACTaggatacgagtctatcaTTGACAAActactatcaatgataacttAGGATATTATTAGTGATGCACTAGGATACAAGTTTATCATTCATAGACTAATATCACTATGCTCATATAAACTAGTCTAACTaatagtctatcagtgataacttgtatttatcaatatttttaggaaaaaaaaactcaatttcttttaaccaaaaaacgtaaaattgattgaaaaaatcataatatgcTCAATTTCTACAAAGCTTCAATCTGATGAAGTCCAATACAAGTAAAactaaacacatttttttaatataaaagtaCTAGTAAAATCATCCAattgaattgaacaaaatcaacctACAGTgatgaaataaaatcaaattgtaaaattgGATGAATTcgaatgaaaattttagggaagaatcacaatttgaaatatcaaaCTGAGATGATGAACATAAAttggatgaaaaaaatgagaaaatatagtggagaaggaagaaaatcatagagaatgaagaaatgaTCTTAACGTAAATGGCGAAGGATGAAGAAGTGATCTTTAACATAGGAGAAAATCATAGacaagatgaagaagaaacgaCCGTGAAGATGGTAAGGGAGAAAATAGTGAAGAATATGGAGAAGGGAGAAAATTGgggaaaaatgaagttttcttttaaaacaaaggcaattttggaatattttaaaagataataaaagaattgctatatttgcaaattgtTTAGGAAATTGCTATACGATTATTATTGCAAAAAGGTTATCTGTATATAATGACTAGGTCAAAATATTAGTAGTTTGAAAGGTAGCTGGGAGAGTGCACAAGAATCTTCTTATGCATCACTAAATCACgcacaaaataaatatgtaac encodes:
- the LOC101213628 gene encoding glutathione S-transferase 3 — translated: MSKEEVIILDCSLSPFCNRVKIALNEKGVSYESKEEDLFGFKGGKSELLLKSNPIYKKVPVLLHNGKPLNESSIIVSYIDETWPSSSPLLPSLPYERAQARFWIDYIDKKVFDVGSKIWKSNGEEQEEAKKQLIEILKQLEEALGDKDFFGGEKFGIVDVILIPFTSWFYTYEKVGNFKVEECCPKFSAWEKRCLQKDTVASVLPCPEKIYNFITSMRKNLGLE